In Exiguobacterium sp. 9-2, the genomic window AAAACAGCCGAAGCGAATGCGCTTCGGCTGTCTTGTTATCGAATTAATGTCCGCCTTCCGTCCGGTCGATATGGCGAATGTGTTTGAGATTGACCCCGATGATGATGACGGATAAGAGGACGAAGCCACTTCCGACATAAAACGGTAGATTTGCGTTGAAGATTTCAGCCAATTTACCGGCCATGAATGGCGCGATGGCTGCCCCGAGAAAACGTAGGAAACTGTATGCCGCAGATGCTGTCGAACGTTCGACAGGTGCTGCATCCATGACAGCTGTCGTGATGAGCGTGTTGTTATTCCCAAGCACAGCTCCCGCCAAGATGACACAGACGATGACGACGGCTGGAGTTTCCGTGAAGATTCCCATTAAAAGAAGCAAGATCGCGAATGTGATCAACATCATGATCATCGCTTTGATCGTTCCGAACCATTGTTTCAGTTTCGGAGCCGTTAAGACTGATGTGATCGCAAGCAACATCCCCCAACCGAGGAAGACGAATCCGAGTCCTTTCGCTGGTAGTTTCATGACGAATGGTGCATAGGCCATGATCGTAAAGAAACCAACGTTATAAAGCGCCGCAACGATCCCGAGTGTCAAGAGCGAACGATGCTTCATCGCTTGGAACGGTGCTTTTAATGATAACTTTTGTTTTGGTGCAGCAGATGCTGCTGGTTTTGGCATCAAGAAGAGCAAGACGAGAAACGCGATGACCATGATTGTCGCAACACCCATGAATGGGGCGCGCCATGTGATCGAACCGAGTGTTCCGCCTAATAGCGGTCCAATCGAAATCCCAAGACCAACGGCTGCTTCATACAAAATGATGGCTTTTGCTGTTCCGCCTGACGACAGCGAAACGATCGCAGCCAGTGCGGTTGCGACGAACAAAGCGTTCCCAAGTCCCCATCCACCGCGTAACGCGACGAGCGTCCAAATGCTGTCTGCTTGTGAAGCAAAACCAGCAACAGTTGCGATGACGGCGATCCCGAGCATTAATGTTCCTTTTTGACCAATCCGTGATGAGATCGCGCCTGTAATTAACATCGCGAATGCCATGACGGCGTTATAACTTGTAAATAAGAGCGTTACTTCACTTTTGGACGCTTCTAAATTCTCGGCAATCGTCGGTAACACGGGATTGACGAGTCCCATTCCCATGAATGCTGTAATACTGGCGAAAAAGACTGCCCAAACAGCAACCGGTTGATGGAATAATCCATGTTTGCTTTCCGCTAATACCGTTTCCGGCTCAAGCGTCGTTGTTTTTTCAGCAAGTGCCATAGTGTCCCTTCTTTCTATTGAATGTATTATATGAACTGTTTAAACGAATGGCGGATGACGTCGCCTCGACTAATGATCCCAACAAGACGTCCTGCCTTAAGGATTGGAAGCTTTTTGATCCGTTTTGAACCGAGCGTTGCTGCAATCTCTTCCATTTCTGTATCAGCGTCTGCTGTTACAACCTTCCGGCGTGCAAGTTCCATGACAGGTCGATTCAAGATATGACGAATTCGATCTTCATAATCTTCTTCGTCTCCTTTGATGACATCTACATATAAGAATGTATCGACGATGATGTCCTTGTGTTTTCCGATCGCGCGCATGATATCTCCGTCACTGATATAACCGACGACCTCTTGCTCGGCATTGATGACGGGTACGCCGCTAATACCAGATTGAATGAATCGTTCGATGACCGTACGAATCAGATCTGTATCGTTTACCGTAATGACCTCTTGTTTCATCGATTCATAAGCTTTCATCTGAATTCTCCTTTGTCGTTCGTTTCTCATCTACGAAAGTTGTATGATACAATTAAAAGAACAAAAATGATTGTATAATACAACTACAACTCTGTCAAGCCTCCTGCTTTTCGCATTGACAGCTTATCCACATTGGGTAATCATGAGGGACAGAGAGACTTTTTTGAAAGGGGAGATACCCGATGTCTCAACAATCACTCGAAACCATTGAACTCGAGTTAGCGATCCTGATCCGGCGCTTAACGACGGCGACGGCAGACAATCGTAATTTGGACCGTGCTTCTTATCTCTTACTGCGACAATTAGCGGATTCCGGCAACGTCGGTGTTAAAACACTTGCCCGTGAACTTCAGCTCGATGTCTCGACCGTCAGTCGTCAAGCAGCGGCACTCGATCAGAAGCAACTCGTTGAAAAAGTAAAAGATCCGACAGATGGGCGAGCCTTCTTCTATCATATTACAGATAAAGGACAACAAGAACTCACCATCTACCGAACCGCACGTCTCGCGAGCATCGAACGTCTACTGACAGACTGGCCAGCGGATGATGCAGAAGATTTCGGACGCCTATTGCAACAATTCAATCGCGCCTTGCGCGAACGGTAATGGAATCACACCATTAAAAAAACGGACGCGAAATCGATTGATTTCGTGTCCGTTTTTTCGTCATCATTCATCACGTATGAGAAACCTGGCAAACCGAACGAATTTGCGCGATATGTTCCGGTGAAGTTCTACAACAACCGCCAATCAATCGTGCTCCAGCTTCATACCATGTCTTTGCGATGGCTTGGAACGACGTGCACTGATTCGTACCCGACCACGTCTTTGCGACCGGATCATAGACTTCACCGGAGTTCGGATAGACAATGATTGGAACACTCGTCAACG contains:
- a CDS encoding MarR family winged helix-turn-helix transcriptional regulator; its protein translation is MSQQSLETIELELAILIRRLTTATADNRNLDRASYLLLRQLADSGNVGVKTLARELQLDVSTVSRQAAALDQKQLVEKVKDPTDGRAFFYHITDKGQQELTIYRTARLASIERLLTDWPADDAEDFGRLLQQFNRALRER
- a CDS encoding MFS transporter, coding for MALAEKTTTLEPETVLAESKHGLFHQPVAVWAVFFASITAFMGMGLVNPVLPTIAENLEASKSEVTLLFTSYNAVMAFAMLITGAISSRIGQKGTLMLGIAVIATVAGFASQADSIWTLVALRGGWGLGNALFVATALAAIVSLSSGGTAKAIILYEAAVGLGISIGPLLGGTLGSITWRAPFMGVATIMVIAFLVLLFLMPKPAASAAPKQKLSLKAPFQAMKHRSLLTLGIVAALYNVGFFTIMAYAPFVMKLPAKGLGFVFLGWGMLLAITSVLTAPKLKQWFGTIKAMIMMLITFAILLLLMGIFTETPAVVIVCVILAGAVLGNNNTLITTAVMDAAPVERSTASAAYSFLRFLGAAIAPFMAGKLAEIFNANLPFYVGSGFVLLSVIIIGVNLKHIRHIDRTEGGH
- a CDS encoding CBS domain-containing protein, with the translated sequence MKAYESMKQEVITVNDTDLIRTVIERFIQSGISGVPVINAEQEVVGYISDGDIMRAIGKHKDIIVDTFLYVDVIKGDEEDYEDRIRHILNRPVMELARRKVVTADADTEMEEIAATLGSKRIKKLPILKAGRLVGIISRGDVIRHSFKQFI